In one Asterias rubens unplaced genomic scaffold, eAstRub1.3, whole genome shotgun sequence genomic region, the following are encoded:
- the LOC117306716 gene encoding kin of IRRE-like protein 2 → MWWPGGLVNGDFNGPVDTTVKETDDVLLKCGSQSGAAITFGVWIDEDGVFASEETLVKTTGKYSNFELVADFATGQLDLRINNVEYEDQGTYTCQIGGDPAKPGILTVEAQVTNVTITVNGSSSSPVDVMAGEEQTLVCTAVGARPRVGIDWTIDGTSRSGDTETESVNGDTTDTISTLLYTPTRNDNGHQFRCETTGQEAATPQSQSVTLNVQ, encoded by the exons ATGTGGTGGCCAGGAG GTCTCGTAAACGGTGACTTCAATGGACCAGTTGACACCACAGTTAAAGAGACTGATGATGTACTGCTCAAATGCGGCTCACAGTCTGGTGCGGCAATCACCTTCGGGGTATGGATAGATGAAGATGGCGTTTTTGCCTCAGAAGAAACCTTGGTAAAAACTACTGGCAAATATTCAAACTTTGAGCTTGTTGCTGATTTTGCGACTGGTCAGTTAGATCTACGCATCAACAATGTTGAGTATGAAGATCAAGGGACATATACATGCCAGATTGGTGGAGATCCTGCTAAACCAGGGATATTGACAGTAGAAG ctcaAGTAACAAATGTGACAATCACAGTAAATGGATCATCTAGTTCACCCGTTGATGTGATGGCTGGCGAGGAACAAACGCTTGTCTGTACAGCCGTTGGTGCCAGACCACGTGTAGGAATAGACTGGACCATTGATGGGACCAGTCGTTCTGGTGATACTGAGACAGAAAGTGTCAATGGAGATACAACCGATACTATTAGCACTCTCCTATACACTCCAACTAGGAACGATAATGGTCATCAGTTTAGATGTGAAACAACAGGACAGGAAGCTGCAACACCTCAATCACAATCAGTCACCCTCAATGTGCAGT